The Aliivibrio fischeri genome contains a region encoding:
- a CDS encoding response regulator produces the protein MTFRLKTIIGISIIQCIMLLILVFSSVKFISDSNEQRLIARANASVHMFSNAIKDSILNNQYDKVASLMDDFIALEKICYIRIFREDGSLIVEGGPKLHEVANPNSSILHNASDGTYDVILPIITNDKTLGKVEIGFGTHGENTFLSQAKSWIYAIASIELIFVIGLSFLLGNALTRNLHKLKKAVNTVASQGPGAQVDISSTGDLGDVAQAFNTMSLKLEQNYQDLQQARNEAEAANKSKSRFLASMSHEIRTPMNAVLGLLAILKDITLKPNQKELVNTATDSSELLLSIINDILDFSRMEANTFYLENQTFNIHKSLNSVLKTFHPQAQNKQLELSLAIADNVPSYVQGDAHRLRQILLNLVGNSLKFTDDGQVQILVNAEEHEGRIQLHCSVQDSGIGIQQEQLKYLFDEFTMADNSFSRTHEGSGLGLAICQRLVHMMDGTITVNSQYGLGSEFSFNIKLDKATPEEINRLLSNEKIEQQRDVEQQKACVFSDANILVVEDNHANQIVIKNTLNYAGYSIDIAQNGKEAITKAINTQYDLIFMDISMPEMDGMTATKKIRSLSDAHKHMPIIALTAHALSGDKERFIEAGMTDYLSKPLIEVIY, from the coding sequence ATGACATTTCGACTTAAAACGATCATTGGTATCTCTATTATTCAGTGCATCATGTTACTGATCTTAGTATTTAGTTCTGTAAAATTTATTTCAGATTCTAATGAGCAAAGATTAATAGCAAGAGCCAATGCATCTGTGCATATGTTCTCCAATGCAATAAAAGATTCCATACTCAATAATCAATACGATAAGGTAGCTTCCTTAATGGATGATTTTATCGCGTTAGAAAAAATTTGTTATATTCGTATTTTTCGTGAAGATGGAAGCTTAATTGTTGAAGGTGGGCCGAAATTACATGAAGTAGCCAACCCAAACTCCTCAATTCTTCATAATGCGTCAGATGGTACTTATGACGTCATTTTACCAATAATCACCAATGATAAAACATTAGGGAAAGTAGAAATCGGATTTGGTACTCATGGTGAAAACACTTTCCTTTCTCAAGCTAAATCATGGATATATGCTATCGCATCCATTGAACTTATTTTTGTTATTGGGCTTTCGTTTTTACTTGGTAACGCCCTAACCCGCAATCTCCATAAACTAAAAAAAGCCGTTAACACCGTTGCTAGTCAAGGTCCTGGAGCACAAGTTGATATATCATCTACCGGAGATTTAGGTGATGTAGCACAAGCATTTAATACCATGTCTTTAAAGCTTGAGCAAAACTATCAAGATCTACAGCAAGCCAGAAATGAAGCAGAAGCAGCCAATAAAAGTAAAAGTCGATTTTTAGCTTCCATGAGTCACGAAATACGAACACCTATGAATGCTGTCCTAGGTTTACTCGCGATTTTAAAAGACATAACCTTAAAACCAAATCAAAAAGAGCTTGTTAATACCGCAACAGATTCAAGTGAACTGTTACTTTCAATAATTAATGATATTCTCGATTTCTCACGCATGGAAGCCAACACCTTCTACCTTGAAAATCAAACCTTTAACATACATAAAAGTTTAAATAGTGTACTCAAAACTTTTCATCCACAAGCACAAAATAAGCAATTAGAACTGTCATTAGCTATTGCTGATAATGTTCCATCCTATGTTCAAGGCGATGCTCACCGATTACGTCAAATATTATTAAATTTGGTTGGTAACAGCTTAAAGTTCACTGATGATGGGCAGGTTCAAATATTAGTTAATGCCGAAGAGCATGAAGGACGAATCCAACTACACTGCTCAGTCCAAGATTCAGGCATTGGTATACAGCAAGAACAATTAAAATATCTATTTGACGAGTTTACTATGGCAGATAACAGCTTTTCTCGAACTCATGAGGGGTCTGGTTTAGGGTTAGCTATCTGTCAACGCTTAGTCCATATGATGGATGGCACTATTACAGTGAACAGCCAATATGGTTTGGGCAGTGAGTTCTCTTTCAATATTAAATTAGATAAAGCCACACCAGAAGAAATTAACCGTCTATTATCAAATGAAAAAATAGAACAACAAAGAGATGTTGAGCAGCAAAAAGCCTGTGTGTTCTCTGATGCTAATATTCTTGTAGTTGAAGATAATCATGCGAATCAAATTGTCATTAAAAACACATTAAATTATGCAGGTTACTCAATTGATATTGCTCAAAATGGTAAAGAAGCGATAACAAAAGCAATTAATACCCAATACGATCTTATTTTTATGGATATATCCATGCCTGAAATGGATGGAATGACAGCAACAAAAAAAATTCGATCACTTTCAGATGCACATAAACACATGCCTATCATCGCACTCACAGCTCATGCCCTATCTGGTGATAAAGAACGATTTATAGAAGCTGGAATGACCGATTATCTTTCTAAACCTTTAATCGAAGTAATTTATTAG
- a CDS encoding Hpt domain-containing protein encodes MFKESKQDPSFCQECDLCEFNESTEEPKNMDNELLLVDEQIIQQIITDTDASVMPELIRFYIIESKERVETISNAAKNKDLYALEFESHTLGSSALTLGNVALSTLAREIEIHCINQQFDDALEKAAHLPDLATLSLDALEQRNKQGFSK; translated from the coding sequence TTGTTTAAAGAGAGCAAACAAGACCCTTCATTTTGCCAAGAATGTGACCTATGTGAGTTTAATGAATCAACCGAAGAACCTAAAAATATGGATAATGAGCTATTATTAGTAGATGAACAGATAATTCAGCAAATCATTACTGACACAGATGCGAGTGTCATGCCTGAACTAATCCGTTTTTATATTATTGAATCAAAAGAACGAGTAGAAACTATCTCCAATGCAGCAAAAAATAAAGATTTATATGCATTAGAGTTTGAGTCGCATACATTAGGAAGCAGTGCATTAACGCTTGGAAACGTCGCCTTATCTACGCTTGCAAGAGAAATTGAAATTCATTGTATTAATCAACAATTTGATGATGCGTTAGAAAAAGCAGCACATCTCCCTGATTTAGCGACACTTTCACTCGATGCACTTGAACAAAGAAATAAACAAGGTTTTTCAAAATAA
- a CDS encoding sigma-54 dependent transcriptional regulator — MLQKVLLVEDSTSLAILYKQYVKDEPYEFFHVTTGEQAKAFMEKNPPHLVILDLKLPDMSGQDVLAWMKEKQLPTAVIIATAHGTINIAVNLLQNGADDFIEKPIQAERLKTSIANHLKRNKLEGLVEDLQNTFNRKQYQGFIGSSLPMQAVYKIIDAVAPTTASVFIYGESGTGKEVCAEAIHYQSKRSNKPFVAINCGAIPRDLMESEIFGHIKGAFTGATTDRKGAAMLANGGTLFLDELCEMELEMQKKLLRFLQTGRFTPLGGSKELSTDIRIICATNRDPLTEVNEGRFREDLYYRVHVVPIHMPPLRERGTDIIDIATFFLKKYAKEDHKKFKALKRNVELRLCNYSWPGNVRQLQNIIRNVVVLHNDTHVAIEHLPPPLNQPVTNKVAPGASKPSFTAPSQLSTNMETAEVQQNQTEQQLSPSPEGQTLETSATDAINTSVIRPMADIEREVIQNAIDHCDGNVLNAAVLLELSPSTLYRKKQAWEAYEESE, encoded by the coding sequence ATGCTACAAAAAGTATTATTAGTCGAAGACTCCACTTCTCTGGCTATCCTCTATAAACAATATGTGAAAGATGAACCTTATGAATTCTTTCACGTTACTACAGGGGAGCAAGCGAAGGCATTTATGGAAAAGAATCCACCACATTTGGTGATTCTCGATTTGAAACTGCCAGATATGTCTGGGCAGGATGTACTCGCATGGATGAAAGAAAAACAACTACCTACCGCTGTTATCATTGCAACCGCTCACGGCACAATTAATATTGCTGTGAACCTCCTACAGAATGGTGCAGATGATTTTATCGAAAAACCAATCCAAGCAGAACGATTAAAAACATCCATAGCTAACCATTTAAAACGCAACAAACTAGAAGGTCTAGTTGAAGATTTACAAAACACCTTCAATCGAAAACAATACCAAGGTTTTATTGGCTCAAGTTTACCTATGCAGGCCGTCTATAAAATCATTGATGCCGTCGCTCCGACAACAGCTAGTGTTTTCATCTATGGTGAAAGTGGTACGGGTAAAGAAGTATGTGCCGAGGCAATTCATTATCAAAGTAAACGCAGTAATAAGCCTTTTGTAGCCATCAATTGCGGTGCCATACCAAGAGATTTAATGGAAAGTGAGATTTTCGGTCATATAAAAGGCGCTTTCACTGGCGCCACCACCGACCGTAAAGGCGCTGCCATGTTAGCTAATGGTGGCACACTCTTTTTGGATGAGTTGTGTGAAATGGAACTTGAAATGCAAAAAAAATTATTGCGTTTCTTACAGACAGGACGATTCACTCCACTAGGTGGAAGCAAAGAACTCAGCACCGATATACGCATTATTTGTGCAACGAACCGAGACCCACTGACTGAAGTTAACGAAGGTCGCTTTAGAGAGGATTTATATTACCGAGTCCATGTTGTACCTATTCATATGCCACCACTACGTGAACGTGGAACCGATATCATTGATATTGCCACTTTCTTCTTAAAAAAATACGCAAAAGAAGATCATAAAAAATTTAAGGCATTAAAACGTAATGTTGAATTAAGACTATGCAATTACTCATGGCCAGGTAACGTACGTCAGCTACAAAATATTATTCGAAATGTAGTGGTATTACATAATGATACCCATGTAGCAATAGAGCACCTTCCACCACCATTAAATCAACCAGTAACCAATAAAGTTGCACCCGGTGCTTCTAAACCATCTTTTACAGCACCTTCTCAGCTATCAACAAATATGGAAACCGCTGAAGTTCAACAGAATCAAACAGAACAACAGCTATCCCCATCACCTGAAGGACAAACTTTAGAAACCAGTGCGACAGATGCAATTAATACTAGTGTAATTCGCCCAATGGCAGATATCGAACGTGAAGTCATTCAAAATGCCATCGATCATTGCGATGGTAATGTTCTTAATGCTGCCGTTCTCTTAGAGTTAAGCCCATCAACACTCTATCGTAAAAAGCAGGCGTGGGAAGCCTATGAAGAATCGGAATGA